CTAAAATCACTATTAATTCTGCTTATAGGTTGTTCCATTACTATGATTATGGTCGTTTTTGCAGCGTGCTTGTGCGCTGCATTTTTAACCTATTTAAAAAATGGAGTATTAATTATTAGTTGGCAGGATGATGTAATTTTTTCGCTAAAAAGAGGAACTGTTGTTGGCGTAACAACAGGAATAGGAATCTGGATCATGTCGA
The genomic region above belongs to Pectobacterium colocasium and contains:
- a CDS encoding immunity protein; this encodes MSPLKSLLILLIGCSITMIMVVFAACLCAAFLTYLKNGVLIISWQDDVIFSLKRGTVVGVTTGIGIWIMSMLKANKEK